The Lentimicrobium sp. L6 genome includes a window with the following:
- a CDS encoding ATP-binding protein, translating into MSKKSPTPFPTTTYYGPEYFCDRDDEIQSLKNNINNHQSTTLIAIRRMGKTGLINHLQHHISKDWETIYIDILSTENLNDLLNSLSTAILKTLPEKTKIGQKIWDFFKSLHVTLSYDPLSGEPNVSFNLKQNESKTQIRNLLNMLDQHHKPVLIAIDEFQQITSYPEKGTDAYLRTIVQQLKNVVFIFSGSQQHIMHDLFSNPSKPFFRSTAFLHLEQIDFAIYQNFIVQQFEKYKKKIDKEVVAEILNWTNVHTYYVQLLCNRVFSSSKKEATTKTWQEEASRLLKEQEMVFFTYREMLTKAQWKLIKAIAKEGKVYSITSSAFIQKYAFGSSSGIIRSLQSLLKKELINKQYDEDGKQYYSVYDVLFLRWLEAL; encoded by the coding sequence ATGAGCAAAAAATCACCAACACCCTTTCCTACAACTACTTATTATGGTCCAGAATACTTCTGCGATAGAGATGATGAGATTCAGAGTTTGAAAAACAACATAAATAATCATCAATCCACTACGCTTATTGCCATAAGAAGAATGGGTAAAACAGGTTTAATTAACCATTTACAGCATCATATTTCAAAAGATTGGGAAACTATTTATATTGATATTTTATCAACAGAAAACCTAAATGACCTTTTAAATAGCCTTTCGACAGCGATTTTAAAAACCCTACCAGAAAAGACAAAAATAGGACAAAAAATCTGGGATTTCTTTAAATCATTACATGTCACATTATCCTACGATCCACTTTCTGGGGAACCAAATGTGAGTTTTAATCTGAAACAAAACGAAAGTAAAACTCAGATTAGAAACTTATTAAACATGCTCGATCAGCATCACAAACCAGTATTAATCGCCATCGATGAATTCCAACAGATTACTTCCTATCCAGAAAAAGGCACTGATGCTTATCTTCGAACTATTGTTCAGCAATTAAAAAATGTAGTTTTTATTTTTTCAGGGAGTCAGCAACATATTATGCATGACCTTTTTTCAAATCCTTCCAAACCATTTTTCAGAAGTACTGCATTCTTGCATTTAGAGCAAATCGACTTTGCAATCTACCAAAATTTCATTGTTCAGCAATTTGAGAAATATAAGAAAAAGATAGACAAAGAAGTGGTTGCAGAAATACTAAATTGGACCAATGTTCACACCTATTATGTTCAATTATTATGCAATAGGGTTTTTTCTTCTTCAAAAAAAGAAGCCACAACAAAAACTTGGCAAGAAGAGGCATCCAGATTATTAAAAGAACAAGAAATGGTTTTCTTCACCTATAGAGAAATGCTCACAAAAGCCCAATGGAAACTCATAAAAGCCATTGCAAAAGAAGGCAAGGTCTATAGTATTACTTCTTCAGCCTTTATTCAGAAATATGCATTTGGAAGTTCTTCTGGAATCATTCGTTCCCTTCAATCCTTACTTAAAAAAGAATTGATAAACAAACAATACGATGAGGATGGAAAACAATATTATAGTGTTTATGATGTATTGTTCCTGCGTTGGCTTGAAGCTCTTTAA
- a CDS encoding thioredoxin family protein gives MAETPTLQIPLGFQAPDFSLPDTISGNTLNYAQIRGENGTVVMFICNHCPYVIHVIEELVKLAKEYMPKGIGFVAISSNDIINYPQDTPEKMKEHAAKWEMPFPYLYDKSQEVAKAYQAACTPDYNIFNEEDKAVYRGQLDEARPKNNEVVNGKDLREALDKILAGREVNKNQKPSVGCGIKWKKEDGLRPIF, from the coding sequence ATGGCAGAAACTCCAACCCTACAAATCCCATTAGGCTTTCAAGCTCCTGATTTTTCTCTTCCTGACACCATCAGCGGGAACACATTAAATTATGCTCAAATCAGAGGAGAGAATGGCACAGTTGTAATGTTTATTTGCAACCATTGTCCTTATGTGATACATGTGATAGAGGAGCTGGTAAAACTGGCTAAGGAATATATGCCCAAAGGAATCGGATTCGTGGCCATCAGTAGTAACGATATTATTAACTATCCTCAAGATACTCCTGAAAAAATGAAAGAACATGCTGCAAAGTGGGAAATGCCATTTCCCTATTTATACGATAAAAGTCAAGAAGTGGCAAAAGCATATCAAGCGGCTTGCACACCCGATTATAATATTTTTAATGAGGAGGATAAAGCTGTTTATCGCGGACAATTAGATGAAGCTCGTCCTAAAAATAATGAAGTGGTGAATGGAAAAGATTTACGAGAAGCCTTAGATAAAATATTAGCTGGACGAGAGGTAAACAAGAATCAGAAACCAAGTGTGGGATGCGGTATTAAATGGAAGAAAGAAGATGGCCTTAGACCTATCTTCTAA
- a CDS encoding sensor histidine kinase, protein MQKKSITNRLGLAYALSTLTILLGAIMLFFALNNNYKLLQSMADVYSPSTALLQKFSYQVTETKMLIKNWVFVSPKTHSPDKIRLKQLLDTDIPQILDELRVLSENWEEDEKKVLQHLELYFNDNLVPAQQEVMAILTTFDDYNNALLVFQAQSLVEDESDPVMLVTTSLIDEINEFMLTLSLKSEDVKEQSKKSMNAFKLLIVFIAASIAFGTLLLASYINRSVIKPLKELDKAASLVQSGQLDIQVKVAQNDEVGSLSENFNKMIFGLNEQKYELEEFNQLLLKSQKKLKETNKTKDKFFNIIAHDLKGPFTSFLSVTDILSNDPDSIPEDKKIYFLKSLNQSAVYLESLLDNLLQWARTQSGTLEVNLRCMQLDDIVKQNIRLLQMNAQSTKVELVNKIEEGINVNADPNLLHTVLRNLLSNAVKFSENGGQVEISTRDLDDKFVELSIKDQGIGIASEDIAKLFRIDVSTKLIGESTQKGTGFGLILCKEFVEKQGGKIRVESELGKGTTFSFTLAKC, encoded by the coding sequence TTGCAAAAGAAATCCATAACAAATAGATTAGGCTTGGCCTATGCCCTGAGTACATTGACTATTCTATTGGGTGCCATTATGCTTTTCTTTGCTTTAAATAATAATTACAAGCTGCTGCAAAGTATGGCAGATGTATATTCTCCTTCCACGGCCTTATTACAAAAGTTTTCTTATCAGGTGACCGAAACCAAAATGCTGATTAAAAACTGGGTTTTCGTGAGTCCTAAAACGCATTCTCCCGATAAAATAAGACTTAAACAATTACTGGATACCGATATTCCTCAAATCCTAGATGAATTGAGGGTTTTATCGGAGAACTGGGAAGAGGATGAAAAGAAGGTATTACAACATTTGGAATTATATTTTAATGACAATCTGGTTCCTGCTCAGCAAGAAGTAATGGCGATTCTGACCACCTTCGACGATTATAATAATGCATTATTGGTATTTCAGGCTCAGTCACTGGTAGAAGATGAATCAGACCCTGTGATGTTGGTAACTACTAGCTTAATTGATGAAATTAATGAGTTTATGTTGACATTATCCTTGAAATCTGAGGATGTAAAGGAGCAATCTAAAAAGTCGATGAATGCTTTTAAGCTATTGATTGTTTTTATCGCTGCTTCTATAGCTTTTGGGACTTTATTATTGGCAAGCTATATCAATCGTTCGGTTATTAAACCTTTGAAGGAATTAGATAAAGCTGCTTCATTGGTTCAAAGCGGGCAACTCGATATCCAAGTGAAAGTGGCGCAGAACGATGAAGTGGGGAGTTTAAGTGAGAATTTCAATAAGATGATTTTTGGATTGAATGAACAGAAATATGAACTGGAGGAATTCAATCAGCTATTATTGAAATCCCAGAAAAAGCTCAAAGAAACCAATAAAACCAAAGATAAGTTTTTCAATATTATTGCCCATGATTTAAAAGGCCCGTTCACTTCTTTTCTTTCAGTTACTGATATTTTAAGTAATGATCCTGATAGTATTCCGGAAGACAAGAAGATTTATTTTCTTAAAAGCCTCAACCAGTCAGCTGTGTATTTGGAAAGTTTATTAGATAATTTACTGCAATGGGCGAGAACTCAAAGTGGTACTTTAGAAGTGAACTTGCGGTGTATGCAGCTCGATGATATAGTGAAACAAAACATCCGTCTCCTACAAATGAATGCTCAGAGTACAAAAGTAGAACTGGTGAATAAAATTGAGGAGGGCATCAATGTAAATGCGGATCCTAATTTATTACATACCGTTCTTAGAAACCTGTTGAGTAATGCGGTGAAGTTTAGTGAAAATGGTGGGCAAGTTGAGATTAGTACGAGAGACTTAGACGATAAGTTTGTGGAATTATCCATAAAAGATCAAGGTATTGGTATCGCGTCAGAAGACATTGCTAAGCTCTTCCGAATAGATGTGAGTACCAAGCTTATTGGCGAATCTACACAAAAAGGGACAGGTTTTGGACTTATTCTATGTAAAGAATTTGTTGAAAAGCAAGGTGGCAAAATACGAGTAGAAAGTGAGCTAGGAAAAGGAACTACATTTAGCTTTACTCTTGCCAAATGTTAG
- a CDS encoding TonB-dependent receptor, which translates to MKPETKYNTNLTHRKHIQILILILVSLVITPVLHAQKEVESMSTDEIRKITQSELLEMPLEELMALVRRFKLSSLEELYEKVLNPEVKTASKFDEKYFESPLSISVITGDDIDASGALNVPEALRLIPGLIVRQKTNGNYDVHIRGNDNIPSGQTLFYSENSLTLVMIDERPVYNHFQGGTFWETLPVNMENIDRIEVVYGPSSALYGPNAVSGVIHIFTKRNNVEGLESHVQAQMGAEGSQDLQANIALGNSKFTARITANYQKLDRFQDDYFAFENYFDTVRKGRYVPSDSIKYFAPNTASKFPNPLRSSERKAANLFLYYQKAKDQGIAFSAGIQQSDIQSIFFDTREFSLTGRQSLSGYSNLKYYYKGLNFNASYNLGQQNLALGYPGYEFVYGNFQSSIEYLYKWKNLKVLPGISYQYVFYDDQRYLPEGESGIFSGRQDLGNTAVFIRFDYTLIEKLRLTAAGRWEWFKYPKDDYFSYQFTASYTIDEHSVVRGVYSKANRGPFMWDYHVNFSEISQYGNTTLETNYNKNLDLKLLEMHLFEFGFRSHLSKNVTADGSFFYNQTTNYNLPEGELYQINQNSYLLEVTKQNLPLVSKQMGASLSVETLVLKHIHAKLFGTLQMTNLDMVTSSYDLNDTLIVIINNDSKIHKATPKFTGGFNINYRGDSKISANTDVYFLSTQNVFTYDGMKKINSKAIVNLKIGYRFYGQHQVFVSGRNMLANDDYEFIFGDRVGAEFLLGVSLRWGKKK; encoded by the coding sequence TTGAAACCTGAAACAAAATATAATACAAACTTGACCCATAGAAAGCATATTCAGATACTTATTCTGATTCTTGTTTCTCTTGTGATTACACCTGTTTTGCATGCGCAAAAAGAGGTGGAAAGTATGAGTACCGATGAGATCAGAAAAATCACCCAAAGTGAATTGTTGGAAATGCCTTTAGAAGAATTAATGGCCTTGGTGAGAAGGTTTAAGCTTTCTTCTTTGGAGGAGTTATACGAGAAAGTTTTAAACCCAGAAGTAAAGACAGCCTCAAAGTTTGATGAGAAGTATTTTGAGTCCCCTCTTAGTATTTCCGTTATCACTGGTGATGATATTGATGCCTCCGGCGCTCTTAATGTTCCAGAGGCGCTTCGATTAATTCCGGGTTTAATTGTGAGACAAAAAACCAATGGAAATTACGATGTCCATATTCGTGGAAATGATAATATTCCGAGTGGTCAAACTTTATTCTATAGTGAAAACTCTCTAACCCTAGTCATGATTGATGAGCGGCCTGTTTATAATCATTTTCAAGGTGGAACTTTTTGGGAAACATTGCCTGTGAACATGGAGAATATTGATAGAATAGAAGTGGTTTATGGCCCTTCATCTGCACTTTATGGCCCAAATGCAGTGAGTGGAGTTATTCACATCTTCACCAAACGTAATAATGTTGAAGGCTTAGAGAGCCATGTGCAAGCTCAAATGGGCGCTGAGGGCTCGCAAGATCTACAAGCTAACATTGCACTAGGGAATAGTAAATTTACGGCACGAATCACAGCAAACTATCAAAAACTCGATCGCTTTCAAGATGACTATTTTGCCTTTGAAAATTATTTCGACACTGTTAGAAAAGGACGTTATGTTCCTTCCGATTCCATTAAATATTTCGCGCCAAATACAGCAAGTAAATTCCCTAATCCATTAAGATCTTCAGAGCGAAAAGCAGCCAACTTGTTTCTTTATTATCAAAAAGCAAAAGACCAAGGGATAGCCTTTAGTGCAGGAATTCAGCAGTCAGATATACAAAGCATATTTTTCGATACCAGAGAGTTTTCTTTAACAGGCCGACAAAGTTTATCAGGCTATAGTAATCTTAAGTATTATTACAAAGGCTTAAACTTTAATGCCTCTTATAATTTAGGACAACAGAATTTAGCATTGGGTTATCCGGGTTATGAATTTGTATATGGTAATTTTCAATCGAGTATAGAGTATTTATATAAGTGGAAAAACTTAAAAGTATTGCCAGGAATTAGTTATCAATATGTGTTTTATGACGATCAGAGGTATTTACCCGAAGGGGAATCTGGAATTTTTAGTGGTCGACAAGATTTGGGTAATACTGCTGTGTTTATAAGATTTGACTATACTTTGATTGAGAAGTTGAGATTAACTGCTGCTGGACGATGGGAATGGTTTAAATATCCCAAAGATGATTATTTCAGTTATCAGTTTACGGCAAGTTATACTATTGATGAACATAGTGTGGTTAGAGGTGTTTACTCTAAAGCCAATCGTGGTCCTTTTATGTGGGATTATCATGTCAATTTCTCTGAAATATCTCAATATGGGAATACCACCTTAGAAACCAATTATAATAAGAATCTTGATCTTAAATTATTAGAGATGCACCTGTTTGAGTTTGGTTTTAGGTCGCATTTATCGAAAAATGTAACTGCCGATGGAAGTTTCTTCTATAACCAAACTACTAATTATAATCTTCCTGAAGGAGAGCTATATCAAATCAACCAGAATAGTTATTTGTTGGAAGTAACTAAGCAAAACCTTCCTTTAGTTTCCAAACAGATGGGGGCCAGTTTAAGTGTGGAGACTTTAGTATTAAAACATATTCATGCCAAATTGTTTGGAACCCTACAAATGACAAATCTGGATATGGTGACTAGCAGTTATGACCTGAATGACACCTTAATTGTAATCATTAATAACGATTCGAAAATTCATAAAGCTACTCCCAAGTTTACTGGAGGCTTTAATATCAATTATAGAGGAGATTCCAAGATTTCTGCCAATACCGATGTATACTTCTTAAGTACTCAAAATGTGTTTACTTATGATGGAATGAAAAAGATAAACTCTAAAGCCATTGTGAATCTTAAAATCGGCTACCGCTTCTATGGTCAACATCAGGTATTTGTTTCTGGACGAAATATGCTGGCCAACGATGATTATGAGTTTATATTTGGTGATAGGGTGGGAGCTGAGTTTTTGCTTGGTGTAAGCCTTCGCTGGGGTAAAAAGAAATAA
- a CDS encoding YfiR family protein — protein MRQFPIHKILMVITFVVLTQFVFGQMSNYKSLYIYNFIKRIEWPIIESDENFHIVIYGDKNTYESILKIAETKLAGDRLIQVDYIDEVEDLVLADLIYVDYSKRKYIPEVASWIKNRPILLVSDYKNAKFTDINLFETSDGLEFIIRPELIRDKGLKLSDMLIQLGKIEIENQ, from the coding sequence ATGAGACAATTTCCAATACATAAAATATTGATGGTGATTACCTTTGTGGTTCTTACCCAGTTTGTGTTTGGGCAAATGTCTAATTATAAATCTCTCTATATATATAATTTTATTAAGCGAATAGAATGGCCAATTATTGAATCTGATGAGAATTTTCATATTGTGATATATGGAGATAAAAACACCTATGAATCTATTTTAAAGATCGCAGAAACTAAATTAGCTGGCGACAGACTTATTCAAGTAGACTATATTGACGAAGTTGAGGATTTGGTTTTAGCTGATTTAATTTATGTGGATTATTCTAAACGTAAATATATTCCTGAGGTTGCTTCTTGGATAAAAAACAGACCAATATTATTGGTTAGTGACTATAAAAACGCAAAATTTACCGATATTAACCTTTTTGAAACTAGTGATGGCCTTGAATTTATCATTAGGCCAGAATTAATTAGAGATAAAGGTTTAAAGCTGAGTGATATGTTAATTCAGCTCGGAAAAATAGAAATCGAAAATCAGTAA
- a CDS encoding YbaB/EbfC family nucleoid-associated protein: MFDKLMSQMGPMKEAMDQSKQKLETITVKGEAEGIQVYINGNRRVTEIKISQALIDEGDKEAIEELLQVATNKALESANNVNEMEMASAARGMMPGMF; the protein is encoded by the coding sequence ATGTTCGATAAACTAATGAGTCAGATGGGTCCTATGAAAGAGGCCATGGATCAAAGCAAACAAAAATTAGAAACCATAACTGTTAAAGGTGAAGCAGAAGGTATTCAAGTATATATTAACGGAAACCGTAGAGTTACCGAAATTAAAATAAGCCAAGCACTTATTGATGAAGGTGACAAGGAAGCCATAGAGGAATTATTACAAGTAGCTACTAATAAAGCTCTAGAAAGTGCCAATAATGTGAATGAGATGGAAATGGCAAGTGCAGCACGTGGCATGATGCCAGGCATGTTCTAG
- the lipB gene encoding lipoyl(octanoyl) transferase LipB, which produces MENTTYFSDLEGLSEYQEVWDRQESLFDELIGLKRQNFNLPQCEKLAEFQHLIFCQHPHVYTLGKSGDAQNLLINQIELQARDAQFIKTNRGGDITYHGPGQLVGYPIFNLEQMQMSVKEYIYNLEEAIILTIADYGLKGGRLEGAIGVWLKATDILPQRKVCAIGVKVSRHVSMHGFALNINTNLDYFNYINPCGFLDKSVTSLQKELGREIDFEEVKAKVKDNMAKVFEIEYADL; this is translated from the coding sequence ATGGAAAACACAACCTATTTTTCAGATTTAGAAGGGCTATCTGAATATCAAGAAGTTTGGGACAGGCAAGAGAGTTTGTTCGATGAGTTGATTGGATTAAAAAGACAAAATTTTAATTTGCCACAATGTGAGAAGTTAGCCGAATTTCAGCATTTGATTTTCTGTCAACATCCTCATGTATATACTTTAGGCAAAAGTGGTGATGCACAGAATTTGCTAATTAATCAAATAGAACTACAAGCTCGCGATGCTCAATTTATAAAAACCAATAGAGGAGGAGATATCACTTACCACGGACCAGGGCAATTGGTAGGCTATCCTATTTTTAATTTGGAACAGATGCAAATGAGCGTAAAAGAATATATTTATAATTTGGAGGAGGCTATCATTCTAACGATTGCCGATTATGGATTAAAGGGTGGTAGATTAGAGGGAGCTATTGGCGTTTGGTTAAAAGCTACGGATATTTTGCCACAGAGAAAAGTTTGTGCTATTGGAGTAAAGGTGAGTAGGCACGTGAGTATGCACGGTTTTGCTTTAAATATCAATACCAACCTCGATTATTTCAATTATATAAATCCATGTGGTTTTTTAGATAAGAGTGTGACTAGTTTACAAAAAGAATTGGGAAGAGAAATAGATTTTGAGGAGGTGAAAGCCAAAGTAAAAGATAATATGGCAAAAGTCTTTGAGATTGAATATGCAGATTTATAG
- the lipA gene encoding lipoyl synthase produces MPTTIKQNKRLKPDWLKIKVPMGKTYIGVKEIIKKHKLNTICTSGHCPNMEDCWGRGTATLMILGDVCTRACRFCNVKTGKPETVDYDEPRRVAESVKLLNLKHVVLTSVDRDDMEDGGAAIWAETITKIKEEMPNTTIESLIPDFQGDYEDLKTVMESRPEVISHNMETVRRLTPKMRNKAKYDTSLEVIKNIGDFGLVSKSGIMVGIGETQEEVLETMDDLRKVNCQVLTIGQYLRPSDWHFDVVEYVHPDIFEMYRKSALEKGFRHVESGPLVRSSYLAEKHIH; encoded by the coding sequence ATGCCAACTACTATAAAACAAAATAAACGTCTAAAACCAGACTGGTTGAAGATAAAAGTCCCAATGGGAAAAACCTATATCGGAGTTAAAGAGATCATTAAAAAGCATAAGTTAAATACCATTTGCACCAGTGGTCATTGTCCTAATATGGAAGATTGCTGGGGACGTGGAACCGCTACATTAATGATACTCGGTGATGTTTGTACTAGAGCTTGTAGATTCTGTAATGTGAAAACAGGAAAACCAGAAACTGTTGATTATGATGAACCCAGAAGAGTAGCGGAATCGGTGAAACTATTGAATCTGAAACACGTTGTTTTAACTTCGGTTGATAGAGATGATATGGAAGATGGTGGAGCTGCTATTTGGGCTGAAACCATCACAAAAATCAAAGAGGAGATGCCAAATACCACCATTGAAAGTCTAATTCCAGATTTTCAAGGTGATTATGAAGATTTAAAAACGGTGATGGAAAGTCGCCCAGAAGTGATTTCTCACAATATGGAAACAGTTCGTCGCTTAACCCCAAAAATGAGAAATAAAGCCAAATACGATACCAGTTTAGAAGTGATTAAAAACATTGGCGATTTTGGTTTGGTGAGTAAATCTGGAATTATGGTTGGAATTGGTGAGACACAAGAAGAGGTTCTGGAAACCATGGATGACCTCAGAAAAGTAAACTGTCAGGTTTTAACCATTGGTCAATATCTACGTCCTAGCGATTGGCATTTCGATGTCGTAGAATATGTGCATCCAGATATTTTCGAAATGTATCGTAAGTCTGCATTAGAAAAAGGGTTCCGTCATGTGGAGAGTGGTCCATTGGTTCGCTCCTCCTATTTAGCCGAAAAGCATATTCATTAA
- a CDS encoding phosphatidylserine decarboxylase codes for MRNLNLKNIFFFLLVGFIVLAFIPFKEIEPITYVERTSGEERIEKVPGEAWLYWLYYNPVGELSLNTMVKNKFLSSWYGQQMDKPSSKEKIEDFVSDFKMDLSEAVKKDFESFNDFFYRKLKKEARPINLDSSVLVSPADGKVLAYSDISKQDFIVKGYRFNVYDYFQNDEIAQKYENGSLMIFRLCPTDYHRYHFPIGGEVAFESKIDGDYYSVSPIALKKKIKLIAQNKREYTVIKTEDFGDVIMSEVGATMVGSMVTTYSDPFIEKGQEKGYFKFGGSTVILFFEEGKIEIDSDLLLNSQNQIETSVLMGEGVARVK; via the coding sequence ATGCGCAATCTGAATCTTAAAAATATCTTTTTCTTTTTATTAGTGGGTTTTATTGTTTTGGCCTTCATTCCTTTTAAAGAGATAGAGCCCATCACTTATGTAGAAAGAACAAGTGGAGAAGAAAGAATAGAGAAAGTTCCCGGTGAAGCTTGGCTTTATTGGCTTTATTATAATCCGGTCGGTGAGTTGAGTTTAAATACCATGGTAAAGAATAAATTCCTTTCTTCTTGGTATGGCCAGCAAATGGATAAGCCTTCCTCTAAAGAGAAGATAGAGGACTTCGTTTCGGATTTTAAAATGGATTTGTCAGAAGCCGTAAAGAAGGATTTTGAAAGCTTTAATGATTTTTTCTATAGAAAATTAAAAAAAGAAGCCCGGCCAATCAATTTAGACTCCTCAGTTTTGGTTTCTCCTGCAGACGGAAAAGTGTTGGCCTACTCCGATATTTCTAAACAAGACTTCATTGTGAAAGGTTATAGATTCAATGTCTACGATTATTTTCAGAATGACGAAATAGCTCAAAAATATGAAAATGGTAGTTTAATGATATTTAGACTTTGTCCAACAGATTATCATCGATATCATTTCCCAATAGGTGGAGAGGTAGCTTTTGAATCTAAGATAGATGGAGATTATTATTCTGTTTCGCCCATTGCATTAAAGAAAAAAATAAAATTGATTGCACAAAATAAACGTGAGTATACAGTCATTAAAACCGAAGATTTTGGAGATGTTATTATGTCGGAAGTTGGAGCTACCATGGTCGGAAGTATGGTTACTACTTACTCGGACCCTTTCATTGAAAAAGGACAAGAAAAAGGATATTTCAAATTTGGAGGTTCAACAGTGATATTGTTTTTTGAGGAGGGTAAAATTGAAATAGATTCAGACTTATTATTAAATAGTCAGAATCAAATTGAAACCTCTGTGTTGATGGGTGAAGGAGTGGCTCGAGTAAAGTAG
- a CDS encoding RNA-binding S4 domain-containing protein, giving the protein MEFELGQKEFIELNKLLKLLGWAESGGRANLFISEGDVNVNGEAEFRKRKKLVKGDIVEFMDLKVIVK; this is encoded by the coding sequence ATGGAGTTTGAATTAGGACAAAAAGAGTTTATTGAGTTAAATAAACTGTTAAAGCTTTTAGGCTGGGCAGAAAGTGGTGGTAGAGCTAACTTATTCATAAGTGAAGGCGATGTAAATGTTAATGGCGAGGCTGAGTTTAGAAAAAGAAAGAAGCTCGTCAAGGGCGACATCGTTGAATTTATGGACCTGAAAGTGATCGTAAAATAA